From the Musa acuminata AAA Group cultivar baxijiao chromosome BXJ1-2, Cavendish_Baxijiao_AAA, whole genome shotgun sequence genome, one window contains:
- the LOC135608413 gene encoding tetraspanin-20-like, whose amino-acid sequence MTRIFSGCLAFLLKFFNFLQAFVGISILIYSLWLLNLCRRHDFPLDVDHLPAPWFVCVSMGVGICLCLITFIGHVAAEAINGCCLCFFTMLSTTLIILEVILVGGLVLNKHWEEDLPYDSTGELKRVRAFIEDNMDTCKWVALGVIIIQALSLLLAMVLRAMIPSRRMEYDSDEDFVVIRRPLLNPQGGPPYTTNSIDNKGLHSDIWGSRMRHKYGLNQGELTCNTVDPATQCP is encoded by the exons ATGACTCGCATTTTCAGCGGCTGCCTCGCCTTCCTCCTCAAGTTCTTCAATTTTCTCCAAGCCTTCGTCGGTATCTCCATCTTGATTTACTCCCTATGGTTGCTCAACCTCTGCCGTCGCCACGACTTTCCTCTCGATGTCGACCATCTTCCCGCTCCATG GTTTGTGTGTGTTTCGATGGGAGTAGGCATCTGCCTATGTTTGATCACGTTCATAGGGCATGTCGCCGCTGAAGCAATCAACGGTTGTTGTCTCTGCTTC TTTACAATGTTGAGCACCACATTGATTATACTAGAAGTAATTCTAGTTGGTGGTCTGGTTCTAAACAAGCACTGGGAAGAG GACCTTCCATATGACTCTACTGGAGAACTAAAAAGGGTTCGTGCATTTATAGAAGATAACATGGACACATGTAAATGGGTTGCTTTAGGAGTGATCATTATTCAG GCACTGTCACTTCTATTGGCAATGGTGTTACGAGCCATGATTCCTTCTAGGAGGATGGAATATGACAGTGACGAGGATTTTGTTGTCATAAGGAGACCTCTTTTAAACCCACAGGGTGGCCCCCCTTATACCACAAACTCCATTGACAACAAAGGGCTTCACTCAGACATTTGGGGCTCAAGGATGAGACACAAG TATGGATTGAATCAGGGTGAGCTCACATGTAACACGGTGGATCCAGCGACACAATGCCCATGA